A window of Peromyscus eremicus chromosome 7, PerEre_H2_v1, whole genome shotgun sequence contains these coding sequences:
- the Slc25a36 gene encoding solute carrier family 25 member 36, with translation MSQRDTLVHLFAGGCGGTVGAILTCPLEVVKTRLQSSSVTLYISEVQLHTMAGASVNRVVSPGPLHCLKVILEREGPRSLFRGLGPNLVGVAPSRAIYFAAYSNCKEKLNDVFDPDSTQVHMISAAMAGFTAITATNPIWLIKTRLQLDARNRGERRMGAFECVRKVYQTDGLRGFYRGMSASYAGISETVIHFVIYESVKQKLLECKTASVMESDEESVKEASDFVRMMLAAATSKTCATTLAYPHEVVRTRLREEGTKYRSFFQTLSLIVQEEGYGSLYRGLTTHLVRQIPNTAIMMATYELVVYLLNG, from the exons ATGAGCCAGAGGGACACGCTGGTGCATCTGTTCGCCGGGGG ATGTGGTGGTACAGTGGGAGCTATTCTGACATGTCCACTGGAAGTTGTCAAAACGCGGTTACAGTCCTCTTCTGTGACACTCTACATCTCTGAAGTTCAGCTGCACACCATGGCTGGAGCCAGTGTCAACCGAGTCGTGTCCCCTGGACCCCTGCATTGTCTAAA agtTATCCTGGAAAGAGAGGGTCCTCGCTCATTGTTTAGAGGATTGGGCCCCAATTTAGTGGGGGTGGCCCCCtccag agcaATATACTTTGCTGCCTATTCAAACTGCAAGGAAAAGTTGAATGATGTTTTTGATCCTGATTCTACCCAAGTACACATGATTTCAGCTGCAATGGCAG gTTTTACTGCGATCACTGCAACAAACCCCATTTGGCTTATAAAGACTCGGCTACAGCTTGATGCAAG GAATCGTGGGGAAAGGCGAATGGGTGCATTTGAATGTGTTCGTAAAGTATATCAGACAGACGGACTGAGAGGATTTTATAGAGGCATGTCTGCCTCCTATGCCGGCATATCAGAGACAGTTATCCATTTTGTTATTTATGAAAGTGTAAAGCAAAAACTACTGGAATGTAAGACTGCTTCTGTGATGGAAAGTGATGAGGAGTCTGTGAAAGAAGCATCAGATTTTGTGAGAATGATGTTAGCTGCTGCCACCTCAAAAACCTGTGCCACAACCCTAGCATATCCACATG AAGTTGTAAGAACAAGACTACGTGAAGAAGGAACAAAATACAGATCTTTTTTTCAGACACTGTCTTTGATTGTTCAAGAAGAAGGTTATGGGTCTCTTTACCGTGGTCTAACAACTCATCTGGTGAGACAGATTCCAAACACAGCCATTATGATGGCCACCTATGAATTGGTGGTCTACCTCCTCAATGGATAG